The Kitasatospora setae KM-6054 genome contains a region encoding:
- a CDS encoding substrate-binding domain-containing protein translates to MRLRHLASALLTAALALPTALLGAAPAHAATSLNADGSSWAGPAIDQWRRDVGPMGIEIDFNPVGSAAGRVQWAAGQDDFTASDVPFRSRNDSGVDPTKQNGGLGGAENPQYGYSYVPITAGGTALMYHLELGGKKITDLRLSPDTIVGIFTNRITSWDDPKITADYGKALPKIPITPVVRSDGSGATAQFTRWMQHTHQGEWEAYCTRVNGVPCGDYTEFFPPSGRMTAQNGSDVVAGYIQSPTGIGAIGYDEYAFAKRSNWPVVKVLNPAGYYTLPTASNVAVALTAARIRGVDDNTSPNDPDYLQQNLDAVYSNNDARSYPISSYSYLIVPRAGAALPVAPRFNDTKGNALSRYLAYVLCAGQGEADELGYSPIPRNLVRGGLLQTQHIPGNASPVDPNSLNNCPNPTFNSAGELTVLKNAPQPSPCDKAGSPLNCTVQNGQAVKTGSGSGSGTSGGSGSGSGTGGTSGGSGTGTATGSGGASGGAGTGAGTSGGSGSGSGDGSQPVVDPQTGELLASDGGGGGSNGGGGAAPAQVVALGGRPQDWLLSSLTAVELLGVVTVPPLLAAWWRRRDRTAGNR, encoded by the coding sequence CTGGCCTCGGCACTGCTCACCGCCGCGCTGGCCCTGCCCACCGCGCTGCTCGGCGCGGCCCCCGCGCACGCCGCGACCTCGCTGAACGCCGACGGCTCCAGCTGGGCCGGCCCGGCCATCGACCAGTGGCGGCGCGACGTCGGCCCGATGGGCATCGAGATCGACTTCAACCCGGTCGGCTCGGCGGCCGGCCGGGTCCAGTGGGCCGCCGGACAGGACGACTTCACCGCCTCCGACGTCCCGTTCCGCAGCAGGAACGACAGCGGCGTCGACCCGACCAAGCAGAACGGCGGCCTCGGCGGCGCGGAGAACCCGCAGTACGGCTACTCGTACGTGCCGATCACGGCCGGCGGCACCGCGCTGATGTACCACCTGGAGCTCGGCGGCAAGAAGATCACCGACCTGCGGCTGTCCCCGGACACCATCGTCGGCATCTTCACCAACCGGATCACCTCCTGGGACGACCCGAAGATCACCGCCGACTACGGCAAGGCGCTGCCGAAGATCCCGATCACCCCCGTGGTGCGCTCCGACGGCTCCGGCGCCACCGCCCAGTTCACCCGCTGGATGCAGCACACCCACCAGGGCGAGTGGGAGGCGTACTGCACCAGGGTCAACGGCGTCCCCTGCGGCGACTACACCGAGTTCTTCCCGCCGTCCGGCCGGATGACCGCGCAGAACGGCTCCGACGTGGTGGCCGGCTACATCCAGTCGCCGACCGGCATCGGTGCGATCGGCTACGACGAGTACGCGTTCGCCAAGCGCAGCAACTGGCCCGTCGTCAAGGTGCTCAACCCGGCCGGGTACTACACCCTGCCGACCGCCTCCAACGTCGCGGTGGCGCTGACCGCCGCCCGGATCCGCGGCGTCGACGACAACACCTCGCCGAACGACCCGGACTACCTCCAGCAGAACCTCGACGCCGTCTACAGCAACAACGACGCCCGCTCCTACCCGATCTCCTCCTACAGCTACCTGATCGTGCCCCGGGCCGGCGCCGCGCTCCCGGTGGCGCCCCGCTTCAACGACACCAAGGGCAACGCGCTCAGCCGCTACCTCGCCTACGTGCTGTGCGCCGGACAGGGCGAGGCGGACGAGCTCGGCTACTCGCCGATCCCGCGCAACCTCGTCCGCGGCGGCCTGCTGCAGACCCAGCACATCCCCGGCAACGCCAGCCCCGTCGACCCGAACAGCCTCAACAACTGCCCCAACCCGACGTTCAACTCGGCCGGCGAGCTGACCGTGCTGAAGAACGCGCCGCAGCCCTCCCCGTGCGACAAGGCCGGCAGCCCGCTCAACTGCACCGTGCAGAACGGCCAGGCGGTCAAGACCGGCAGCGGCTCCGGCTCCGGTACCTCCGGCGGTTCCGGCTCCGGTTCCGGCACCGGCGGCACCTCGGGCGGCTCCGGCACCGGCACCGCCACCGGCTCCGGCGGTGCCTCCGGAGGTGCCGGCACCGGCGCCGGCACCTCCGGAGGCTCCGGCTCCGGCTCCGGCGACGGCAGCCAGCCGGTGGTCGACCCGCAGACCGGCGAACTGCTCGCCTCCGACGGTGGCGGCGGCGGTTCGAACGGCGGCGGCGGAGCCGCCCCCGCCCAGGTGGTCGCGCTCGGCGGCCGCCCGCAGGACTGGCTGCTCTCCTCGCTCACCGCCGTCGAACTGCTCGGCGTGGTCACCGTCCCGCCGCTGCTGGCCGCCTGGTGGCGCCGCCGCGACCGGACGGCGGGCAACCGGTGA
- a CDS encoding sortase produces the protein MTAPALERSATTTAGAPPAPRPDPKADPKADPKAPANAPAAPPPGPLMVAARAVTLAAVLLLGFAGYLLGLSGLQEARHQSTAYATLRDRLANATAPTGPTEDGAPLAVLDIPALDLRQAVVVEGTTGRDLMRGPGHRRDTVLPGQPGVAVLFGRSTAFGAPFADLGRLKVGDRIDVTTGQGSFHYTVNTYGDGDHPIKDTAPNRLVLVTGDSDWIPTSTVLVGARLDGDPEPAGAKRPATTATDKVLAADKGALSALQLWSLALLLAVVAAVWTARRWRRSAAYLCFAPVAAALLWSVYENAAALLPNVY, from the coding sequence ATGACCGCGCCCGCCCTGGAACGGTCGGCCACCACGACGGCCGGCGCCCCGCCGGCCCCGCGGCCGGACCCGAAGGCCGACCCGAAGGCCGATCCGAAGGCCCCGGCCAACGCCCCGGCCGCCCCGCCGCCGGGCCCGCTGATGGTCGCCGCCCGGGCGGTGACACTGGCCGCCGTGCTGCTGCTCGGCTTCGCCGGCTACCTGCTGGGCCTGTCCGGCCTCCAGGAGGCCCGGCACCAGTCCACCGCCTACGCCACCCTGCGCGACCGGCTCGCCAACGCCACCGCGCCGACCGGCCCGACCGAGGACGGCGCGCCGCTGGCCGTCCTCGACATCCCCGCGCTCGACCTGCGCCAGGCCGTCGTGGTCGAGGGCACCACCGGCCGCGACCTGATGCGCGGCCCCGGCCACCGGCGCGACACCGTGCTGCCCGGACAGCCCGGCGTGGCCGTCCTGTTCGGCCGCTCCACCGCGTTCGGCGCCCCGTTCGCCGACCTCGGCCGGCTCAAGGTCGGCGACCGGATCGACGTCACCACCGGCCAGGGCAGCTTCCACTACACCGTCAACACCTACGGCGACGGCGACCACCCGATCAAGGACACCGCCCCCAACCGGCTGGTCCTGGTCACCGGCGACTCCGACTGGATCCCGACCAGCACCGTCCTGGTCGGCGCCCGGCTCGACGGCGACCCCGAACCGGCCGGCGCCAAGCGGCCCGCCACCACCGCCACCGACAAGGTGCTGGCCGCCGACAAGGGCGCCCTGTCCGCACTCCAACTCTGGTCGCTGGCCCTGCTGCTGGCCGTCGTCGCGGCCGTCTGGACGGCCCGCCGCTGGCGCCGCTCCGCCGCCTACCTGTGCTTCGCGCCGGTCGCCGCCGCCCTGCTCTGGTCGGTGTACGAGAACGCCGCCGCCCTGCTCCCCAACGTCTACTGA
- a CDS encoding YceI family protein produces MTVSLPELTGDYVLDPTHTRIGFVARHAMVTKVRGAFHQFEGTAHLDGADPAKSTGQVVIKTESIDTGVEQRDQHLRTNDFLDAPNFPDITFRTTQVEQKSDTDYRVTGDLTIKDTTKPVTIDFEYTGNAVDPYGNLRVGLEGSVTISRKEFGVTWNAALEGGGVLVGDKIVLEFDVSAIKQS; encoded by the coding sequence ATGACCGTCAGCCTGCCCGAACTCACCGGGGACTACGTCCTCGACCCGACCCACACCCGGATCGGTTTCGTCGCCCGCCACGCCATGGTCACCAAGGTGCGCGGTGCCTTCCACCAGTTCGAGGGCACCGCCCACCTGGACGGCGCCGACCCGGCGAAGTCCACCGGCCAGGTCGTGATCAAGACCGAGAGCATCGACACCGGCGTCGAACAGCGCGACCAGCACCTGCGCACCAACGACTTCCTGGACGCGCCGAACTTCCCCGACATCACCTTCCGCACCACCCAGGTCGAGCAGAAGTCCGACACCGACTACCGGGTCACCGGCGACCTCACCATCAAGGACACCACCAAGCCGGTCACCATCGACTTCGAGTACACCGGCAACGCCGTCGACCCCTACGGCAACCTGCGGGTCGGCCTGGAGGGCTCGGTCACCATCAGCCGCAAGGAGTTCGGCGTCACCTGGAACGCCGCGCTGGAGGGCGGCGGCGTGCTGGTCGGCGACAAGATCGTGCTGGAGTTCGACGTCTCCGCGATCAAGCAGAGCTGA
- a CDS encoding AAA domain-containing protein, with amino-acid sequence MAKPDGQPDRPLFVLDHVPQSAPPEIPAELLGWLDSRDVQNPDSDPPLAEPGPEGEPAPERGHRQDTGATVARRAADEVLRSYGSWLVRWRRWAERERSDRPLRELYETVYRWHQRLVQQDDQVELVLGTGLLTWSDPRGAVLHRHLLACRAVTEVDQRTARITVRLSNDSGVRLEDQDFLDSDDGLVPERSAVLAKELSADPVHPLGQEALAYLTRWQGLVLPRPLSFHPGWQPPDAPGAGLRLTFAPALMLRPMSRNALLRRYEQIAQTVVAERQAPLGLAQLVMTIGPQARAGWSADSARGLFDEEPLFPGKTNAQQRAVLDRLQRDTGVVVQGPPGTGKTHTIANLLSALLAQGQRVLVTSARDHALTVLRDKLPPAVRDLCVLLLSGVRQDGAGELERTVNALSDQVASGDPGQLNEEIRRLTQRRQEVTSRRKLLTEQVIALREAELYQHPEVAPGYSGTLAGIVRKVQEQAPALSWIGSLSDRAPSVPPLGALEAEELLVLLREGAAELVAGPMPPAPASLPTPGQVATAVAEESPASGLPDEAAALRDRLTALDTPTTDHLVGLLGSGRALLHRLGAPWEAERWGDSEWSRRALADRLARRRGDLWDRVAEAGAAVDAVVDGLAGAGVRTVALPEGLTPEQATRLTAAVSELRANPAGRRGVRALVTPKAQRQARELLDGCRVDGRPPTDAADFEALHAHLRAGPVLATVAVRWDQVGAPLEDGPLEVRVATLRERYRHLESVAAFGGLRERVDDLLVGRGIYLDLTTPRQWDHFTSAVFALAGRQRAEDATTRLAGWERVLRGGNDGHSPTLESLAMAQALADRDLDRYRKELDAYTAAHARQRQAWRCSELLDALRVASPALANRIVAECHAPEWDERMGRLADAWAWAGACRFVHEERAPGREQRLDAELTECESRLEELTGDLAAAKGRLHCLQRMTPEQRSALQAYRSHMASYGKGKGKIAAEFGAAARSAMRIAQGAVPAWVMPISRVAEMIEPHQNAFDVVIVDEASQAGMDALFLMWLAPRIIVVGDDKQCTPAVAGFGRVQQIQDRLTAHLPDVPRHLRQLYTPQSNLYQLLSTFFPSTIRLQEHFRCMPEIIGWSSAMFYNPPGLTPLRQYGGERLDPLLTHYVADGVAEGRDHRIRNPREAEAIVDRLVSFTADPAYEGRTMGVIVLQGGYGGQVKLLEQLIEQRIPAPVREKHRIRVGTPAMFQGDERHVILLSMVVDKVRKVAGGLRSEQQAYNVAASRAQDQMILFYSVPPDRMKPGDLRSSLLGYMRNPPAALAEADDLGTVLPDVPRKPFDSLFEQQVYLRIKERGYHVVPQYPAGNKRIDLVVIGARGRIGVECDGDHYHSTLEQLRHDQQRDRELQRVGWRFWRIPESEFRFDPDRALAGLWQELDRLGIAPATYHRRPDEAPSDGPRTPWTPMVLPEGDDPSAEHTDDPTDRPTGETRRTPPEGNR; translated from the coding sequence GTGGCGAAGCCGGACGGACAGCCGGACCGCCCGCTGTTCGTCCTCGACCACGTCCCGCAGAGCGCGCCGCCCGAGATCCCCGCCGAACTGCTCGGCTGGCTGGACAGCCGGGACGTGCAGAACCCGGACAGCGACCCGCCACTGGCCGAACCGGGGCCGGAAGGCGAACCGGCACCGGAGCGCGGGCACCGGCAGGACACCGGCGCGACGGTCGCGCGCCGAGCGGCGGACGAGGTGCTGCGCTCGTACGGCAGTTGGCTGGTCCGTTGGCGGCGCTGGGCCGAACGCGAACGGTCGGACCGGCCGTTGCGGGAGCTCTACGAGACCGTCTACCGCTGGCACCAGCGGCTGGTCCAGCAGGACGACCAGGTCGAACTCGTCCTGGGCACGGGACTGCTGACCTGGAGCGACCCGCGCGGGGCGGTCCTGCACCGCCACCTCCTCGCCTGCCGGGCGGTCACCGAGGTGGACCAGCGCACCGCGCGGATCACCGTGAGGCTGTCCAACGACAGCGGCGTGCGGCTGGAGGACCAGGACTTCCTCGACAGCGACGACGGCCTGGTGCCGGAGCGCTCCGCGGTGCTCGCCAAGGAACTGTCGGCGGACCCGGTGCATCCACTGGGCCAGGAAGCCCTCGCGTACCTGACCAGGTGGCAGGGGCTCGTCCTGCCCCGCCCGCTCTCCTTCCACCCGGGCTGGCAACCGCCCGACGCGCCCGGAGCGGGCCTGCGGCTCACTTTCGCGCCCGCACTGATGCTGCGTCCGATGAGCCGCAACGCGCTGCTGCGCCGCTACGAGCAGATCGCTCAGACCGTGGTCGCGGAGCGGCAGGCGCCGCTCGGCCTGGCCCAGCTGGTCATGACCATCGGCCCGCAGGCACGAGCCGGGTGGAGCGCGGATTCCGCCCGCGGCCTGTTCGACGAGGAACCGCTGTTCCCGGGCAAGACCAATGCCCAGCAGCGCGCCGTGCTTGACCGCCTCCAGCGCGACACCGGGGTGGTCGTGCAGGGGCCGCCCGGAACGGGCAAGACCCACACCATCGCCAATCTGCTCAGCGCACTGCTCGCGCAGGGGCAGCGGGTCCTGGTCACCAGCGCCCGCGACCACGCCCTGACCGTGCTGCGGGACAAGCTGCCGCCGGCCGTCCGCGACCTGTGCGTGCTCCTGCTCAGCGGCGTCCGGCAGGACGGCGCGGGCGAACTCGAACGGACCGTCAACGCGCTGAGCGACCAGGTGGCGTCCGGGGACCCGGGCCAACTGAACGAGGAGATCCGGCGACTGACCCAGCGCCGGCAGGAGGTCACCAGCCGTCGCAAGCTGCTGACCGAACAGGTCATCGCACTTCGGGAGGCCGAGCTCTACCAGCACCCCGAGGTCGCGCCGGGCTACTCGGGCACGCTCGCCGGGATTGTCCGGAAGGTCCAGGAGCAGGCCCCCGCGCTGTCCTGGATCGGCAGCCTCTCCGACCGGGCCCCCTCGGTGCCGCCGCTCGGCGCGCTTGAGGCCGAAGAACTGCTGGTCCTGCTCCGGGAGGGGGCCGCGGAACTGGTCGCCGGCCCCATGCCGCCCGCGCCCGCGTCGCTGCCCACCCCCGGGCAGGTGGCCACCGCCGTGGCGGAGGAGTCCCCGGCCTCCGGACTGCCGGACGAGGCCGCCGCCCTGCGCGACCGGCTCACCGCGCTCGACACCCCGACCACCGACCACCTGGTCGGGCTGCTCGGCTCGGGCCGGGCCCTGCTGCACCGCCTCGGTGCTCCGTGGGAGGCCGAGCGGTGGGGCGACAGCGAGTGGTCACGGCGGGCCCTCGCGGACCGACTGGCCCGCCGCCGTGGCGACCTGTGGGACCGGGTCGCGGAGGCCGGGGCGGCGGTCGACGCCGTGGTCGACGGGCTCGCCGGGGCAGGTGTCCGCACGGTCGCCCTGCCGGAGGGCCTCACGCCGGAACAAGCCACCCGGCTCACGGCCGCCGTGTCCGAACTGCGCGCGAATCCGGCCGGACGCCGAGGAGTGCGCGCACTCGTCACCCCGAAAGCGCAGCGCCAGGCCCGCGAACTGCTGGACGGCTGCCGCGTCGACGGCCGTCCGCCGACCGACGCCGCCGACTTCGAGGCGCTGCACGCCCACCTGAGGGCCGGGCCCGTACTGGCGACCGTCGCGGTCCGCTGGGACCAGGTCGGCGCACCGCTGGAGGACGGGCCGCTGGAAGTCCGGGTGGCGACACTGCGGGAGCGCTACCGGCACCTGGAGTCGGTGGCGGCCTTCGGCGGCCTCCGGGAACGGGTGGACGACCTGCTGGTCGGCCGCGGGATCTACCTCGACCTGACCACACCCCGACAGTGGGACCACTTCACCTCCGCGGTGTTCGCCCTGGCCGGACGGCAACGGGCCGAAGACGCCACCACTCGCCTCGCCGGCTGGGAACGCGTCCTGCGCGGAGGGAACGACGGGCACTCCCCGACCCTCGAATCGCTGGCCATGGCCCAGGCCCTCGCCGACCGCGACCTCGACCGCTACCGCAAGGAACTGGACGCCTACACGGCTGCTCACGCCAGGCAACGGCAGGCTTGGCGCTGCTCCGAACTGCTCGACGCGCTGCGCGTCGCCTCGCCCGCGCTGGCGAACCGGATCGTCGCGGAGTGCCACGCCCCGGAATGGGACGAGCGGATGGGCCGCCTCGCCGACGCGTGGGCCTGGGCCGGAGCCTGCCGCTTCGTCCACGAGGAGCGCGCCCCCGGACGGGAGCAACGGCTCGACGCCGAACTCACCGAGTGCGAGAGCAGACTGGAGGAACTGACCGGCGACCTGGCGGCCGCCAAGGGCCGATTGCACTGCCTGCAGCGGATGACCCCCGAACAGCGCTCCGCCCTGCAGGCGTACCGCAGCCACATGGCCTCCTACGGCAAGGGCAAGGGCAAGATCGCCGCCGAGTTCGGGGCCGCCGCCCGCAGCGCCATGCGGATCGCCCAGGGCGCCGTGCCGGCCTGGGTGATGCCGATCTCCCGGGTCGCCGAGATGATCGAACCGCACCAGAACGCCTTCGACGTGGTGATCGTGGACGAAGCCAGCCAGGCGGGGATGGACGCGCTGTTCCTGATGTGGCTCGCCCCGCGGATCATCGTGGTCGGCGACGACAAGCAGTGCACCCCGGCGGTGGCCGGCTTCGGCCGCGTCCAGCAGATCCAGGACCGGCTCACCGCCCACCTCCCGGACGTGCCCCGGCACCTGAGGCAGCTCTACACCCCGCAGTCGAACCTCTACCAGCTGCTCTCCACCTTCTTCCCCTCGACGATCCGGCTCCAGGAACACTTCCGCTGCATGCCGGAGATCATCGGCTGGTCCTCGGCGATGTTCTACAACCCGCCCGGGCTGACACCCCTGCGGCAGTACGGCGGCGAACGCCTCGATCCGCTGCTGACGCACTACGTCGCCGACGGCGTCGCCGAAGGCCGCGACCACCGGATCCGCAACCCCCGGGAGGCCGAGGCGATCGTCGACCGACTGGTCTCGTTCACCGCCGATCCCGCCTACGAGGGCCGGACCATGGGCGTCATCGTCCTCCAGGGCGGCTACGGCGGCCAGGTGAAGCTGCTGGAACAACTGATCGAGCAGCGGATTCCCGCCCCCGTTCGGGAGAAGCACCGCATCAGGGTCGGGACCCCCGCCATGTTCCAGGGCGACGAACGCCACGTCATCCTGCTCTCGATGGTGGTCGACAAGGTCCGCAAGGTCGCGGGCGGGCTGCGGAGCGAGCAGCAGGCGTACAACGTGGCTGCCAGCCGGGCCCAGGACCAGATGATCCTGTTCTACTCGGTCCCCCCGGACCGGATGAAGCCCGGAGACCTGCGGTCGAGTCTGCTCGGCTACATGCGCAACCCGCCGGCCGCGCTCGCGGAGGCGGACGACCTCGGCACCGTGTTGCCCGACGTGCCCCGCAAGCCCTTCGATTCACTGTTCGAGCAGCAGGTCTACCTGCGGATCAAGGAACGCGGCTACCACGTCGTCCCGCAGTACCCCGCCGGGAACAAACGGATCGACCTGGTGGTCATCGGCGCCCGCGGCCGCATCGGCGTCGAGTGCGACGGCGACCACTACCACTCCACGCTCGAACAACTCCGCCACGACCAACAGCGCGACCGCGAACTCCAGCGCGTCGGATGGCGGTTCTGGCGGATTCCGGAGAGCGAATTCCGGTTCGACCCCGACCGGGCCCTGGCCGGCCTCTGGCAGGAACTCGACCGGCTGGGCATCGCCCCCGCGACCTACCACCGACGTCCCGACGAAGCCCCCTCCGACGGACCGCGGACACCGTGGACGCCGATGGTCCTGCCCGAGGGCGACGACCCGTCCGCCGAGCACACCGACGACCCGACCGACCGCCCGACCGGCGAAACCCGCCGCACCCCTCCCGAAGGAAACCGATGA
- a CDS encoding SigE family RNA polymerase sigma factor — translation MDHSSKRAGPAGPEGSTGAERVPGFEEFVAGRERHLLRTAFLLTGGDAHLAEDLVQEALGRVFLKWRRVSRMENPSGYAQAALVNTFLSYRRRRSSTERVTDVLPETGVDDPDPALRLTLLRALAGLSPADRAVLVLRFWEDRGVEETAGVLRIGESAVRTRTRRALVRLRAVLGTDLDALVGRSAAPAGTDDYERAGARHAH, via the coding sequence ATGGATCACTCATCGAAGCGGGCGGGGCCGGCGGGGCCGGAGGGTTCGACGGGGGCGGAGCGGGTGCCGGGGTTCGAGGAGTTCGTGGCGGGCCGGGAGCGGCACCTGTTGCGGACGGCGTTCCTGTTGACCGGCGGGGACGCGCACCTGGCGGAGGACCTGGTGCAGGAGGCGCTGGGGCGGGTGTTCCTGAAGTGGCGCCGGGTGTCCCGGATGGAGAATCCGAGCGGGTACGCACAGGCGGCGCTGGTGAACACCTTCCTGTCGTACCGGCGGCGGCGTTCCAGTACCGAGCGGGTCACCGACGTGCTGCCGGAGACCGGCGTGGACGATCCGGACCCGGCGCTGCGGCTGACGCTGCTGCGGGCGCTGGCGGGGTTGTCGCCGGCCGACCGGGCGGTGCTGGTGCTGCGGTTCTGGGAGGACCGCGGCGTGGAGGAGACCGCCGGGGTGCTGCGGATCGGGGAGAGCGCGGTGCGCACCCGGACCCGGCGGGCGCTGGTGCGGTTGCGGGCGGTGCTCGGCACCGACCTGGACGCCCTGGTGGGCCGCTCGGCGGCCCCGGCGGGTACGGACGACTACGAGAGGGCGGGGGCGCGGCATGCCCACTGA
- a CDS encoding phosphate ABC transporter ATP-binding protein → MTETAPPPFPVQHAGAHDDPPTIPLPPVPGTAPEPGRALSGLETRDVTAWFGQRKVLERVSFAMRAGEITALIGPSGCGKSTYLRILNRMHEMVRGAALAGEVLLEGEDVYAPGRRPAEVRRRIGMVFQRPNPFPAMSLYDNVVSGLKLAGIKATREERDHLVESSLRQAGLWNEVSNRLGTPGGALSGGQQQRLCIARSLAVAPEILLMDEPCSALDPTSTRRIEETIAELRHRVTIVIVTHNMQQAQRVSQSCAFFLASHDTPGRIVESGPTERLFTDPADQRTADYVNGRFG, encoded by the coding sequence ATGACCGAGACCGCCCCGCCCCCCTTCCCCGTCCAGCACGCCGGAGCGCACGACGACCCGCCCACGATCCCGCTGCCGCCCGTCCCCGGCACCGCCCCGGAACCGGGACGCGCGCTCTCCGGCCTGGAGACCCGCGACGTCACCGCCTGGTTCGGCCAGCGCAAGGTCCTGGAACGCGTCTCCTTCGCGATGCGGGCCGGCGAGATCACCGCGCTGATCGGCCCGTCCGGCTGCGGCAAGTCCACCTACCTGCGGATCCTCAACCGGATGCACGAGATGGTGCGCGGCGCCGCGCTGGCCGGCGAGGTCCTGCTGGAGGGCGAGGACGTCTACGCCCCCGGCCGCCGCCCCGCCGAGGTCCGCCGCCGGATCGGCATGGTCTTCCAGCGCCCCAACCCGTTCCCCGCCATGTCGCTGTACGACAACGTGGTCAGCGGGCTCAAACTGGCCGGCATCAAGGCCACCCGGGAGGAACGCGACCACCTGGTCGAGTCCAGCCTGCGCCAGGCCGGTCTCTGGAACGAGGTCAGCAACCGCCTCGGCACCCCCGGCGGCGCGCTCTCCGGCGGCCAGCAGCAGCGCCTGTGCATCGCCCGCTCGCTCGCGGTCGCCCCGGAGATCCTGCTGATGGACGAACCCTGCTCCGCTCTCGACCCGACCTCCACCCGCCGGATCGAGGAGACCATCGCCGAACTGCGCCACCGGGTCACCATCGTCATCGTCACCCACAACATGCAGCAGGCCCAACGCGTCTCCCAGTCCTGCGCGTTCTTCCTCGCCAGCCACGACACCCCCGGCCGGATCGTCGAATCCGGCCCCACCGAACGGCTCTTCACCGATCCCGCCGACCAGCGCACCGCCGACTACGTCAACGGCCGCTTCGGCTGA